A genomic region of Porticoccaceae bacterium LTM1 contains the following coding sequences:
- a CDS encoding co-chaperone GroES: MKIRPLYDRVVVRRKEEEEKTAGGILLPGAAKEKPNQGEVVAVGEGKVLDNGEVRPVSVKVGDQVVFGPYAGSNTVKVDGEELIIMSENEIFGVIEA, from the coding sequence ATGAAAATTCGTCCGTTGTACGACCGCGTCGTAGTTCGCCGCAAGGAAGAGGAAGAGAAAACTGCTGGTGGCATCCTGCTGCCGGGCGCTGCCAAGGAAAAACCCAACCAGGGCGAAGTAGTTGCCGTGGGTGAGGGCAAAGTACTGGATAACGGCGAAGTTCGCCCAGTATCTGTGAAAGTAGGTGATCAGGTTGTATTTGGCCCTTACGCCGGCAGCAACACCGTCAAAGTGGACGGCGAAGAACTGATCATCATGAGCGAGAATGAAATTTTTGGTGTCATTGAGGCGTAA
- a CDS encoding urate hydroxylase PuuD, with amino-acid sequence MEQIIEFLARWGHGLFGITWIGFLYYFNFVQGGYFKKATPEALADAKKHLAPAALWWFRWGALFTFLTGAYLWYTLGGGFNNYIAVGALMGTLMFLNVWGIIWPNQKIALGMKEGDAAAAGAKALLASRTNTLFSGPMLLGMFGSKHIPYDMAQGTSTGLYVMLAIVVLLEINAICGKQGPMTTVKGVITSSIVLAAVMAAVLSCL; translated from the coding sequence ATGGAACAAATTATCGAGTTTCTGGCCCGTTGGGGTCACGGCCTGTTCGGTATCACCTGGATCGGCTTCCTCTACTACTTCAACTTTGTCCAGGGTGGCTACTTCAAAAAAGCCACACCGGAAGCACTGGCTGACGCCAAAAAACACCTGGCACCTGCCGCTCTGTGGTGGTTCCGCTGGGGCGCGCTGTTTACCTTCCTGACCGGTGCTTACCTGTGGTACACCCTGGGTGGTGGCTTTAACAATTACATCGCCGTAGGTGCCCTGATGGGTACCCTGATGTTCCTGAACGTATGGGGTATCATCTGGCCGAACCAGAAAATTGCCCTGGGCATGAAAGAGGGTGACGCTGCTGCTGCTGGTGCCAAGGCCCTGCTGGCTTCACGTACCAATACTTTGTTCTCCGGTCCTATGCTGCTCGGTATGTTTGGTTCCAAGCACATTCCTTACGACATGGCGCAAGGTACTTCCACCGGTCTGTACGTTATGCTGGCCATTGTAGTGCTGTTGGAGATTAATGCGATCTGCGGCAAACAAGGGCCGATGACAACTGTTAAAGGTGTTATCACATCCAGCATCGTTCTTGCAGCGGTGATGGCGGCTGTGTTGAGCTGCCTGTAA
- the groL gene encoding chaperonin GroEL (60 kDa chaperone family; promotes refolding of misfolded polypeptides especially under stressful conditions; forms two stacked rings of heptamers to form a barrel-shaped 14mer; ends can be capped by GroES; misfolded proteins enter the barrel where they are refolded when GroES binds), translating to MAAKEVKFADDARQKMLAGVNTLANAVKVTLGPKGRNVVLEKSFGAPTVTKDGVSVAKEIELKDRFENMGAQMVKEVASKASDEAGDGTTTSTVLAQAILNEGLKSVAAGMNPMDLKRGIDKAVAAAVAEIAKISKPCTDSKAIAQVGTISANSDNVVGDLIAEAMEKVGKEGVITVEEGSGLENELDIVEGMQFDRGYLSPYFINNQDNMSVEMESPFILLVDKKISNIRELLPVLEAVAKSGKPLVMIAEDVEGEALATLVVNNMRGIVKVAACKAPGFGDRRKAMLQDIAVLTGGTVISEEVGLDLESATLEHLGQAKRVTMSKENTTIVDGAGDHENIQARVNQIRAQIEETSSDYDREKLQERVAKLAGGVAVIKVGAATEVEMKEKKARVEDALHATRAAVEEGVVPGGGVALIRAVQAIEGLTGDNEDQTVGIRLARRAMEAPLRQICENAGEEASVVVDKIKAGEGNFGFNAGTGQYVDMIEQGILDPAKVTRTALQAAGSIAGLMITAEAMVAELPEDKPAVPDMGGMGGMGGMGGMM from the coding sequence ATGGCAGCTAAAGAAGTAAAATTTGCTGACGACGCTCGTCAGAAAATGTTGGCCGGTGTAAACACCCTGGCGAACGCCGTTAAAGTAACCCTGGGCCCGAAAGGCCGTAACGTTGTTCTGGAAAAGAGCTTCGGTGCGCCGACCGTTACCAAAGACGGTGTATCTGTAGCTAAAGAGATCGAATTGAAAGACAGGTTCGAAAATATGGGCGCCCAGATGGTAAAAGAAGTTGCCAGCAAAGCGTCTGACGAAGCTGGTGACGGTACTACTACCTCTACTGTTCTGGCCCAGGCGATCCTCAACGAAGGCCTCAAGTCAGTAGCCGCCGGTATGAACCCGATGGACCTGAAACGCGGTATCGACAAAGCCGTAGCCGCTGCCGTTGCTGAAATCGCCAAGATCTCCAAGCCGTGCACCGACTCCAAAGCTATCGCGCAAGTGGGCACCATCTCTGCCAACAGCGACAATGTGGTTGGTGACCTGATCGCTGAAGCGATGGAAAAAGTGGGCAAAGAAGGTGTTATCACCGTTGAGGAAGGTTCCGGCCTGGAAAACGAGCTGGACATCGTTGAAGGTATGCAGTTCGACCGCGGCTACCTGTCTCCGTACTTCATCAACAACCAGGACAACATGAGCGTTGAGATGGAGAGCCCTTTCATCCTGCTGGTTGACAAGAAAATCTCCAACATTCGCGAATTGCTTCCGGTTCTGGAAGCCGTTGCCAAGTCTGGTAAGCCGCTGGTGATGATCGCCGAAGACGTTGAAGGCGAAGCACTGGCCACTTTGGTTGTGAACAACATGCGCGGCATCGTAAAAGTAGCTGCCTGTAAGGCGCCGGGCTTTGGTGACCGTCGTAAGGCCATGCTGCAGGACATCGCCGTTCTGACTGGCGGTACTGTAATTTCAGAAGAAGTAGGTCTGGATCTGGAAAGTGCTACCCTGGAGCATCTGGGCCAAGCCAAGCGCGTAACCATGAGCAAAGAGAACACCACCATCGTTGACGGTGCAGGTGACCACGAGAACATTCAGGCTCGAGTTAACCAGATTCGCGCCCAAATCGAAGAAACCTCTTCCGACTACGACCGTGAAAAACTGCAAGAGCGCGTAGCCAAGCTGGCTGGTGGTGTTGCGGTAATCAAGGTTGGTGCTGCTACCGAAGTGGAAATGAAAGAGAAGAAAGCCCGTGTTGAAGACGCCCTGCACGCCACTCGCGCTGCGGTTGAAGAAGGTGTAGTACCAGGCGGTGGTGTTGCACTGATCCGCGCTGTTCAGGCTATCGAAGGCCTGACCGGTGACAACGAAGACCAAACCGTTGGTATTCGCCTGGCACGTCGCGCCATGGAAGCCCCGCTGCGTCAGATCTGTGAGAACGCTGGTGAAGAAGCTTCAGTAGTTGTCGACAAGATTAAAGCCGGTGAAGGTAATTTCGGCTTTAACGCCGGAACCGGCCAATACGTTGACATGATCGAGCAGGGCATTCTTGACCCGGCTAAAGTAACCCGCACTGCGCTGCAGGCAGCAGGCTCAATTGCCGGCCTGATGATCACCGCAGAAGCGATGGTTGCCGAGCTGCCAGAAGATAAGCCAGCCGTTCCGGACATGGGCGGAATGGGCGGCATGGGTGGCATGGGCGGCATGATGTAA